Proteins found in one Onychomys torridus chromosome 21, mOncTor1.1, whole genome shotgun sequence genomic segment:
- the LOC118571792 gene encoding zinc finger protein 124-like, whose product MVHADSFQESVSFEDVAVKFTKEEWALLDPSQKKLYKDVMQETLRNLAAIGNKLENKKVVNEYENLCRKLR is encoded by the exons ATGGTGCATGCTGACTCGTTCCAG gaGTCAGTGAGCTTTGAAGATGTGGCTGTGAAGTTCACCAAGGAGGAGTGGGCTCTGCTGGATCCATCCCAGAAGAAGCtgtacaaagatgtgatgcaGGAAACCTTGAGGAACCTGGCTGCTATAG GAAACAAGTTGGAAAACAAGAAGGTTGTAAATGAGTATGAAAATCTCTGCAGAAAACTAAGGTAA